The DNA segment CAAGTTTAGAAATACATACCTCATCACTCGCTTGTAATTGGCTGACACCTAGATATGCCACAATAACTCTCCAGCCAATATCAATTCATTTCAAAAAAGCCACATACCAAGGCATGGCCTTAGCGATACCCTGCTCAATTCCGAATGCTGGTACATAGCCTAAAAGCTCACTGATTTTGGTAATATCGGCTTGCGAATGACGAACATCACCAGCCCGGAAATCACGGTAAACGGCTTCTTTTGTGTAATCCACCCCATTTAGCGCCAACTCCGATTTCAGCGTTGCAAAAAGCAAATTAAGATCTGTGCGACCGCTGACTGCGACGTTGTATACCTGATTCAGCGCTTTTTCATCTTTAGTCGTCGCAGCCAAGAGATTCGCTTGAACTGTATTTTCGATAAAACAGAAGTCCCGACTAGTCTGACCATCACCATTAATGAAAACGTCTTCACCCCTGATCATCGAAGCAGTCCATTTCGGTATTACTGCTGCATATGCCCCTGCTGGATCCTGGCGCTTACCGAAAACATTAAAATAGCGCAAGCCAACTGTCTTAAATCCATAGCAGCGAGCGAAAACGTCTGCGTAAAGTTCATTAACGTATTTTGTGACCGCGTAGGGAGACAACGGTTTGCCAATCACGTCCTCAACTTTTGGCAAGCCTGGATGATCACCATAAGTTGAACTACTTGCCGCATATGTAAAGCTTTCGACCTTTGCGTCTCGCGCTGCCACCAACATATTCAAGAAACCATCTATATTAGTCGAATTGGTGGTGACAGGATCATTCAGAGAGCGAGGGACCGATCCGAGCGCCGCTTGGTGTAAAACATAGTTCACACCTGAACAAGCGGCATTACAGGCCTCCAGATCCCGAATATCACCTTCTATCAACTTGAAGCGCGACCATTGCTCCGAGCTTACCTGTTGCTTGACTTCCTCAAGATTATGCAAGTGACCAGTTGCAAAATTGTCCAGACCGACGACGAATTGATCGAGCTTGAGCAAAGTCTCGAGCAGATTCGACCCGATAAATCCGGCAACACCACTAATGAGCCATTTTTTTTGAGCCAGCGGTAGATCTTTTAATAAAACTTCGTAGCGTGTCATATAATTCGATTCAAATAATGTTGGTTAAAGCCCAAGTCGATACTTGGGCGATTAAGAACCGGAATTTACAAACGAATATCGGACTCCGAGCTATCAAGTAGGTACTTAAGATCGTAAAGCACGTGTTCAGGCTTACCGAAAGAGCGTATTTTTTCTACACCCAACGATTTGAATTCGTTGTGAGCAACGGCCACGACAATGCCATCATAAGCATTTTTCGCTAGCTGAGTGATTGGCGTAATTCCATACTCATGCTGAGCCTCTGCACTGTCTGCCCAAGGATCAAATACGTCAACCTCGATATTATGCTCTTTCAACTCGGCAATTATATCTACGACGCGCGTATTGCGAAGATCAGGGCAGTTCTCTTTAAATGTTAGCCCCATTATCAGAATACGTGCACCATCAACGTGAATCCGGCGCTTCAACATAGCTTTCACGAGCTGAGATACTACATAGGCCCCCATACCATCATTCAGGCGACGGCCAGCGAGGATGATTTCAGGGTGATAGCCTATGGCTTGAGCCTTATGTGTCAAATAGTAAGGATCTACGCCGATACAATGACCACCCACCAAACCTGGACGGAATGGCAAGAAATTCCACTTCGTGCCGGCGGCCTGCAATACCGCCTCAGTATCGATCCCCATCTTATTAAAAATGATCGCCAATTCATTAATCAGCGCAATATTGACGTCCCGCTGGGTATTTTCGATAACCTTCGCAGCTTCAGCCACTTTAATACTGCTGGCTTTGTGGGTTCCCGCAGTGATGATTTCGTTATATAGATTATCAACAAGATCAGCCACTTCAGGTGTTGATCCCGCCGTTACCTTTTTGATTGTGGTAACACGGTGCTCTTTATCACCAGGATTGATTCGCTCAGGACTGTAACCAGCAAAAAAATCCACATTGAATTTCAATCCTGAGACGCGTTCGAGGACAGGTACACAATCTTCTTCCGTTGCACCCGGGTAAACAGTAGACTCATAAATGACGATGTCATCTTTTTTCAAAACTTTACCGATGGTCTCGGAAGCTTTGATCAACGGCGTCAGATCGGGTTGCTTGTACTGATCGATAGGCGTTGGAACAGTTACGATGAATACATTGCAGTCTACAAGTGTATCAAGGTCATGACTGAAGCGAAGATGCTTGGCCTGTTTCAGCTCTTCGTTGTCCACTTCCAGCGTTGAATCGTGGCCTGCCTGGAGCGCGGCAATACGCGACTGGTTAATATCGAATCCTACAACAGCCCGGCGCTTGCCAAATTCTACTGCTAATGGCAGCCCCACGTACCCCAAGCCAATAATGGCAAGTTTAATATCTTTTAGTTGATACATAATTAAAGCCTAAATTATCCTATGAATTTGTTCTTGATAAATCCGAACAACCCCGAACTCACCGAGCATATTTCCATATATCGGGTCAGAGGAGGTATAAGTGAATTACGCTTATATACCGGATTCTCCTGAGTACGCTGACTTCGCCGAGCACCATATTGCGCAGGTAGCCTGAAAAGCGCAGCATAGAGGACTTTTTTTCCAGCGGAACCGCTGTATTTTGATTTCACTGCAAAGGCAGGCTGATCGAGTGATCGCCAGCCCTCGAGCCGAGCACTCGCTTGGGTCTCGCGCCCTGTTATTGCAACGATATTCACGTATCAGACCAGATCGAGGCTGAGCGAGCATGAACGAAGCAAGCAGAAATATAAAACTGCATTGCGTCGACGGGTCACTCGATCAGGTTTCCACCAATGCATTTCTTGCATCATTTCGACTTGCATTGCTAGCACCTCCTCATGTGGCGGGGCTGCTCATGGGCCAGCACTCTCGCTCTCGTTTGATAATTCCATGGCTGTATAGCCTAGCGGGCAATCTATCCCTGCTATCAGTCGATTTAACGCCCTTTGGCCGCCAATTATACGACCACTGGAGTACTTCTGTTAATTGAAATTAGGGCGCGACGGATTTTTTTAGATAGCAGGCTAACGATTTTAACCCATAGAATTCCTCAAAAAACAAGCCCGAAATTTGGAGAATTACAGGGAGTAATATAGATCTTGATCATCCCAAGGTTACAGATTCACGATGACATTGCGCCATGGAAGTCCACTCAAAGCGAGCAGTGCGAAGGGAATTAGAGACTGGTTGGAGGATTGATTTGAAGAGCAGGCATCATTGCATAACTTATTTGTTTCAGACTGCACTACAGCATCGAACTGTAGCTCAGCCTGATAGTAAAAATCTAAAGGTAGCTCAAAGCCTTGGCGCGACCTTTAGCGATAAACACCCTGACAAATGCGATGAGCAAGCTTAAAACGACACCGACAAATAACCCTTCGAGCAGGATCAGTATTTTATTCGGCTTAATCGGAAAATCAGGCGAATATATTGCGCCATCCATTCGATAAACAGAAATCGATTCAGGCGTTACCTTCATCCCTTTGAAATAATCCAAACGAGACTCCAGGGAGCGCAACCCGTCAATGAAAGGGTCTTCTATTTCACGGGATTCAAGATTTTCGATCTCAGCTTTTAATGCCTTTGTACCGCGCATATAGATTAGCTGACCTTCCATACTCCCGGACATTTCAGCGGAAAGATTCCCTGATATAATCAGCGGCTTTTCAAGATTAATTTCTTCTGCAACTCGCAAGGCCTCTTTCAATTTGACGATCCAGTCATTGCGAATCGCAAGACCCTTCTCTCGGCGAATTGAAATTTGCCGCTCAAGGTCGCCGGCAAGAACCTGAACTTCTCGCTGAGCATTTTGAATTATTTCCTGCTTGGTAGCTTCACCCGCTTTCTTGACATACATGTCGACCCATTCTGCGACCTGGCTTGCACTGCGGCCTTGGAAAGAAACCGAGTAACGATCGGGTAAATCCTTCGCACTAGGTGCAATCAAGAGTTTCGAAGCGAATTGTGCATACAGCATTTCTTGAGACTGTTTTTGCTCTGCCTCCGTCAAAGTTGGCAGATACATATTCAAAAAAAGTTCGCGCTTCAATGATTCGGATTGCAGATTTCGAAGATAAACCGAATAGACTTCTTTAACCGTAAATGGATCCATATCAGATTTTTTGCCACGCCCAAAATTCAGCGCAACGATATCACTTTGCTTCGGCGGCAAAACAAAGGCACGCGCCTCGTAAACAGGTTTGGCTAAATATGCATAGATAACTGCTATCAAAAGGCATATAAGCGTTATCAAAAAAATCAGTCTTTTCTGAGAGAACATCTCTGAAAAAATTTCATAAAGATCGATTTCATCATTTCTGGATTGAGATCCATGATTATTTTGCATACAACCGCCATACCCTCTATTTATATCAGGAGATTACCCACTTCAGGGAATTCGCGCTGAACATTATTTTTCATGATTTAATTGTTCAAGAGATCAAACCCGACCCGAATTTGCAGCCAATCAACAATCAGAAACGGCGCCACCCTCCCCCAATCTCAGGAGGTTATTGATCACGCATGTGAGCCTGATTCAAATTTCTTCCATGCCTACGCCGCAATAAAAACAGTGTCCGTAGCGCTGGTCCAACCAGCATGCCAATCAGCAACGTCAAAATGATTAAAAGAGAAATAGGTAATCGCGGAGTCGGCACTCCTAAAAACACCAATTCTACAGACTGCTGATTCTCAAGTGTAAAACCGAGTACAATCAAAACGACCAAGAATACCAACAAAATGGTTAGTTTTTTTTTCATTTCATGCACTCCTGGAACCAGGCCGAGCGCTTAAGAATTTTCAACTTCATCTTCATTGACTCGATCCCTTAGCTCTTTACCCGGCTTGAAGTGTGGAACGAATTTTCCGTCGAGACTAACGGATTGACCGGTCTTAGGGTTACGACCGACGCGCGGCGCGCGGTAGTGCAGAGAAAAGCTGCCAAACCCACGGATCTCGATGCGATCACCGGTAGCCAGGCACTGGGACATTTGTTCAAGCATGGTCTTGATGGCCAGCTCCACATCCTTGGATGAGAGTAGCCCTTGATGGGTGACAATTCGTTCGATCAACTCCGACTTCGTCATATTTTTCCCTTCTTTTTCAAGCAGCTAGATCAGCGCTTGAAAGGTTTTAGCACGCCCGGAAGATTTTGAACAGCCCAGGGATTGACATATCTTTCTCGGCATCGTTACACCCGTTTTCATTACTCAAAAAAGCACCAAACCGGGTCAGAGCGCATTCAGCGACACATCACGAGCATGGTTCGAGTGACGTAGCCTGCGGGATTGAAGCCGAACGGATACTCATCTTCATCCTTCGCCTGATCAGATCGGGTGATCACCCTGTAACCCGCCCCCTTGCACTCCTTCGCCGCGCGCCTTTGACATTTTTCCCACCCTGACCCCAGACCAGAGCAGTCAATTTCTATACCACTGGCACCTCGCACAGCATGAGTCTTGGCACTCGTGGTACAGCCAGCCAAAACCAACAACGCCATCAAGACAATAAATCTGTTCATCCACTTCCTTATGCCAGGCAATGCCCGACTACTGCACGACTAATACTCAGCTTAGTCGCGAATAGGCGATTGATCCGATTAAAGAAACAGACAACCAGGCGGAAGGATTGGTTTCACGACAAACCCGATACAGCCCAATCACCCTTCTCCACCAAATCACAGGCACAAAAAAAGGGCGACCGAAGTCGCCCTTTTTCATGATCAAGCAGAACTTAGTTCTGTTTGGCCATTGCTTGACGCAGCAGTGCAGCCATAGTGGTGTCTGCTTCGCCTTCAGCCGCCGGAGCCGATTTCAGGCTCTGGATAGCTTCTTTCTCTTCAGCATCGTCTTTCGACTTGATCGAGAGCTGGATCACGCGGCTCTTGCGATCAACGCTGATGATCTTGGCTTCAACTTCCTGGCCTTCTTTCAGAACGTTGCGCGCGTCTTCAACGCGGTCACGGCTGATTTCGGAGGCTTTCAGGGTCGCTTCGATGTCGTCAGCCAGAACGATGATGGCGCCTTTGGCGTCAACTTCTTTCACGGTGCCAGTAACGATAGCGCCTTTGTCGTTAACCGAGACGTACTCGGAGAACGGATCGCTTTCCAGTTGCTTGATGCCCAGGGAGATGCGCTCGCGCTCTGGGTCAACCGACAGGATGACGGTGTCCAGCTCGTCGCCCTTCTTGAAACGACGTACGGCTTCTTCGCCCACTTCGTTCCAGGAGATGTCGGACAGGTGAACCAGACCGTCGATGCCGCCGTCCAGACCAATGAAGATACCGAAATCGGTGATCGACTTGATGGTGCCGGAGATCTTGTCGCCCTTGTTGAACTGGCCAGAGAAGTCTTCCCATGGGTTCGACTTGCACTGCTTGATGCCCAGGGAGATACGACGACGCTCTTCGTCGATGTCCAGAACCATGACTTCCACTTCGTCGCCGACTTGTACGACTTTCGAAGGGTGGATGTTCTTGTTGGTCCAGTCCATTTCAGAAACGTGTACCAGACCTTCAACGCCTTCTTCCAGCTCAGCGAAGCAGCCGTAGTCGGTCAGGTTGGTTACACGAGCGGTAACGCGAGTGCTTTCTGGGTAACGGGCTTTGATAGCAACCCATGGATCTTCGCCCAGTTGCTTCAGGCCCAGGGAAACACGGTTGCGTTCGCGATCGTATTTCAGAACCTTGACGTCGATTTCGTCACCAACGTTGACGATCTCGGAAGGATGCTTGATGCGCTTCCAGGCCATGTCGGTGATGTGCAGCAGGCCGTCCACGCCACCCAGATCGACGAATGCGCCGTAATCGGTGAGGTTTTTGACGATACCTTTGACTTGCTGGCCTTCCTGCAGGGATTCCAGCAGAGCTTCACGCTCGGCGGAGTTCTCGGCTTCCAGGACGCTGCGACGGGAAACGACAACGTTGTTGCGCTTCTGGTCCAGCTTGATGACCTTGAATTCCAGCTCTTTGCCTTCCAGGTGCGTGGTATCGCGCACTGGACGGACGTCAACCAGGGAACCTGGCAGGAACGCACGGATGCCGTTAACGTCGACAGTGAAGCCGCCTTTAACCTTACCGTTGATAACGCCCTTGACCACTTCCTCAGCTGCGAAGGCTGCTTCCAGAACGATCCAGCATTCAGCGCGCTTGGCTTTTTCACGGGACAGCTTGGTTTCACCGAAACCGTCTTCAACCGAATCCAGAGCAACGTGAACTTCGTCACCGACATTGATAGTCAGGTCACCAGCATCGTTGTAGAACTGTTCCAGCGGGATGAGTGCTTCAGACTTCAGACCAGCGTGAACGGTTACCCAGCGAGCCTGGTAATCGATATCAACGATAACACCGGTGATGATGGAGCCTGCCTGAAGGTTCAGGGTCTTTAGGCTTTCTTCAAAGAGTTCCGCAAAGCTTTCGCTCATTTTAATTCCTGTAGATGAGGGCGAAGAATACGCCCATCTCCACACCCCAGACGGCGTGGGTTAGTTTCATTTAAAAGAAGCGCTGCAGGACTATGACTGGTCCCCTGCGGCCTTCTTGGTCACCCGGCGATATCGCGAATGGCGATCTCGCTCATGATGCGTTCAAGCACCTGATCGATGGACAACTCCGTGGAATCCAGCTGTATCGCATCTGCCGCCGGTTTGAGCGGGGCTACTGCGCGCTGGGTATCACGCTCGTCGCGTGCACGGATCTCATCTAGCAGACTCGACAGACTAACACCCTCGACTTTGCCCTTCAACTGCAAATATCGGCGGCGCGCCCGTTCCTCGGCACTGGCGGTGAGGAAAATCTTCAACGGTGCATCAGGAAAAACCACAGTACCCATGTCACGACCATCGGCCACCAGGCCCGGCACCTCCTGAAAAGCACGCTGGCGCTGCAGCAGCGCCTCGCGGACTGCCGGCAATGCAGCCACCTGAGAAGCACCGGAACCGACGCTTTCAGTGCGGATGACATCGCTGACTTCATCACCCTCCAGAATGATGCGCTGCAGCTGACCGTCGGTCGCCGCGATGAACTGCACATCCAGATGAGCGGCCAGTTTCTTCAACAGCTCTTCATTGGTCAGGTCGACACCATGATTGTGCGCAGCGAACGCCAGCAGGCGATACAGCGCACCGGAATCCAGCAGGTTCCAGCCCAGACGCTTGGCCAAGATCCCGGCGACCGTGCCCTTGCCCGAACCGCTTGGCCCATCGATGGTGATGACCGGTGCAATGTTTTTCACGACTGAGCCTCTTGAGCCACACGAATGCCGACCTGCGCGCACAGCGCGAGGAAGTTCGGGAACGACGTCGCGACGTTGGCGCAATCATGAATGCGGATCGGGGCAGTGGCGCGCAGCGAAGCGACGCTGAAAGCCATGGCGATACGGTGATCACCGTGACCATGCACTTCGCCACCACCGAT comes from the Pseudomonas sp. RSB 5.4 genome and includes:
- the rpsA gene encoding 30S ribosomal protein S1; translated protein: MSESFAELFEESLKTLNLQAGSIITGVIVDIDYQARWVTVHAGLKSEALIPLEQFYNDAGDLTINVGDEVHVALDSVEDGFGETKLSREKAKRAECWIVLEAAFAAEEVVKGVINGKVKGGFTVDVNGIRAFLPGSLVDVRPVRDTTHLEGKELEFKVIKLDQKRNNVVVSRRSVLEAENSAEREALLESLQEGQQVKGIVKNLTDYGAFVDLGGVDGLLHITDMAWKRIKHPSEIVNVGDEIDVKVLKYDRERNRVSLGLKQLGEDPWVAIKARYPESTRVTARVTNLTDYGCFAELEEGVEGLVHVSEMDWTNKNIHPSKVVQVGDEVEVMVLDIDEERRRISLGIKQCKSNPWEDFSGQFNKGDKISGTIKSITDFGIFIGLDGGIDGLVHLSDISWNEVGEEAVRRFKKGDELDTVILSVDPERERISLGIKQLESDPFSEYVSVNDKGAIVTGTVKEVDAKGAIIVLADDIEATLKASEISRDRVEDARNVLKEGQEVEAKIISVDRKSRVIQLSIKSKDDAEEKEAIQSLKSAPAAEGEADTTMAALLRQAMAKQN
- a CDS encoding NAD-dependent epimerase/dehydratase family protein, which produces MTRYEVLLKDLPLAQKKWLISGVAGFIGSNLLETLLKLDQFVVGLDNFATGHLHNLEEVKQQVSSEQWSRFKLIEGDIRDLEACNAACSGVNYVLHQAALGSVPRSLNDPVTTNSTNIDGFLNMLVAARDAKVESFTYAASSSTYGDHPGLPKVEDVIGKPLSPYAVTKYVNELYADVFARCYGFKTVGLRYFNVFGKRQDPAGAYAAVIPKWTASMIRGEDVFINGDGQTSRDFCFIENTVQANLLAATTKDEKALNQVYNVAVSGRTDLNLLFATLKSELALNGVDYTKEAVYRDFRAGDVRHSQADITKISELLGYVPAFGIEQGIAKAMPWYVAFLK
- a CDS encoding DUF1049 domain-containing protein, whose product is MKKKLTILLVFLVVLIVLGFTLENQQSVELVFLGVPTPRLPISLLIILTLLIGMLVGPALRTLFLLRRRHGRNLNQAHMRDQ
- the cmk gene encoding (d)CMP kinase yields the protein MKNIAPVITIDGPSGSGKGTVAGILAKRLGWNLLDSGALYRLLAFAAHNHGVDLTNEELLKKLAAHLDVQFIAATDGQLQRIILEGDEVSDVIRTESVGSGASQVAALPAVREALLQRQRAFQEVPGLVADGRDMGTVVFPDAPLKIFLTASAEERARRRYLQLKGKVEGVSLSSLLDEIRARDERDTQRAVAPLKPAADAIQLDSTELSIDQVLERIMSEIAIRDIAG
- a CDS encoding Wzz/FepE/Etk N-terminal domain-containing protein, giving the protein MQNNHGSQSRNDEIDLYEIFSEMFSQKRLIFLITLICLLIAVIYAYLAKPVYEARAFVLPPKQSDIVALNFGRGKKSDMDPFTVKEVYSVYLRNLQSESLKRELFLNMYLPTLTEAEQKQSQEMLYAQFASKLLIAPSAKDLPDRYSVSFQGRSASQVAEWVDMYVKKAGEATKQEIIQNAQREVQVLAGDLERQISIRREKGLAIRNDWIVKLKEALRVAEEINLEKPLIISGNLSAEMSGSMEGQLIYMRGTKALKAEIENLESREIEDPFIDGLRSLESRLDYFKGMKVTPESISVYRMDGAIYSPDFPIKPNKILILLEGLFVGVVLSLLIAFVRVFIAKGRAKALSYL
- the ihfB gene encoding integration host factor subunit beta, whose product is MTKSELIERIVTHQGLLSSKDVELAIKTMLEQMSQCLATGDRIEIRGFGSFSLHYRAPRVGRNPKTGQSVSLDGKFVPHFKPGKELRDRVNEDEVENS
- the tviB gene encoding Vi polysaccharide biosynthesis UDP-N-acetylglucosamine C-6 dehydrogenase TviB, with the protein product MYQLKDIKLAIIGLGYVGLPLAVEFGKRRAVVGFDINQSRIAALQAGHDSTLEVDNEELKQAKHLRFSHDLDTLVDCNVFIVTVPTPIDQYKQPDLTPLIKASETIGKVLKKDDIVIYESTVYPGATEEDCVPVLERVSGLKFNVDFFAGYSPERINPGDKEHRVTTIKKVTAGSTPEVADLVDNLYNEIITAGTHKASSIKVAEAAKVIENTQRDVNIALINELAIIFNKMGIDTEAVLQAAGTKWNFLPFRPGLVGGHCIGVDPYYLTHKAQAIGYHPEIILAGRRLNDGMGAYVVSQLVKAMLKRRIHVDGARILIMGLTFKENCPDLRNTRVVDIIAELKEHNIEVDVFDPWADSAEAQHEYGITPITQLAKNAYDGIVVAVAHNEFKSLGVEKIRSFGKPEHVLYDLKYLLDSSESDIRL